TCATATCGGGTCCCAAATACCTCGTTTTTCACCCAAAGCTTGTTCTCATTTTTGAAGAACACCATGGAAGAGCCGGGATTGGTTTCGTGAATATACTCACCGATCAGTTTATCGATGGATGCGGGTTCTGCTGAAAGAGTTTTAGCCATGTTTACAGGGAAATAAACCCTGGCTGTGCCATCCGATAACTCTTCAATGTCCAGAACCCTGCCGGTTGCATTTGCCGCCCACGTATCCGATTCAATGTACTTGTCACCCGTGAAATAAAGCTGTGTGACCAGCGGCTGATAGTCCTCCGTTGTGATCATCATATGAAAATGTGCAGGGCGAATCATACCGTTACCCACGTCATAGGGTACCGGCAGTACAGTAGTGAAAGAATATTCGCCATGATCATTGGTGAACGTTGTGCCCCGGTATCTGAAGTCATCCGAGGAGTTGTCATAGATGCCGTTATTATCACAGTGCCATAATTCTACCTTTGCATTTTTGTAAGGAGTGATACAGTCCTGATGCCTGACGGTACCCGAAAGCTCCACTGCTTTTCCACTCTCGCCCGCAATGATCAGATTATTCCGGACCGGGCTGTCGGGGCGATAAAAAGGCCCCAGTATGTCGGAGGTAGTTGCACAGTCGCCGATATAGTTTTTCCCGTTAAATCGTACAAACCCAAATGTGCTCACCGCGAATGCAGAGAAGGCTGATTTTTTAATAAATTCACGTCGTTTCATAGGTGTTGGATGGTTGATTGTATGGTTGTTTTTGCAGGATTGGTGAACCTGGTGTTTTTATTTATTACGGTAATCAAAGAGTAAATGTGTAGGTATACTTCAGAAGAAGCGTACGGTTATTGAGCAAAGGCAGAATCGGATTCAGGCGGTCCCGCTGAGTGTTTGTTGCTTCATTGAATACGATATACAAGTCATTTCCTTCGCGGGGATTGTAGCGAATTCTGATGTTGGACACGATCCCTTTTGCCTGGCTGTTGTATTGGGTAAATGCAGATACGGAGAACGTTGTATTCAGCATGTAGAGAGCCCGCAGTCTGGCTACGGTGGCGGTCAGCCGCTGATCACGATCGGGAAAAGTGATGTAGTTGACCTGCAAAAGCCCTGAAAGGCTCAGGCTGGAGGATACCCCCCATCTGGGCGACAAGCCGACGGTGTGCCTCCAGCCGTCGAAGAACGTGCCCGTGTATCCGCTGATAGTAGCTCCATAAAGTCTGGATGTGGAGGTTTCGTACGAGAAATTGCTGCCAAAAAATTCATAGGCTCCTGATGGAACGGATACATTATCCCCCAGACTGAAGCTGAACGGAATATCCTCATAGATATATTTCAGATCAATGTTCAGGGACTGGGATTTTTTTGTAGACAGATTGTAGCTTGGGCCGGCCTCTGCAGTCTCAGCAGAACCGGTCGCATTATTGATAAATAAGAAACCTTCCGTGCGCACCTGGTGACGGTTTATGACCG
This window of the Rhodohalobacter mucosus genome carries:
- a CDS encoding catechol 1,2-dioxygenase, producing MKRREFIKKSAFSAFAVSTFGFVRFNGKNYIGDCATTSDILGPFYRPDSPVRNNLIIAGESGKAVELSGTVRHQDCITPYKNAKVELWHCDNNGIYDNSSDDFRYRGTTFTNDHGEYSFTTVLPVPYDVGNGMIRPAHFHMMITTEDYQPLVTQLYFTGDKYIESDTWAANATGRVLDIEELSDGTARVYFPVNMAKTLSAEPASIDKLIGEYIHETNPGSSMVFFKNENKLWVKNEVFGTRYEYKGNNTFTYPGTPEGHYRNLYFELLPSGSVKCTLTFTDAETNEQQQIFIKSS